Proteins from one Brevibacillus humidisoli genomic window:
- a CDS encoding sodium:solute symporter family protein: MIGGDLFVPFTAVLALTVFVGVAAKRSVRSAKDFSNAGSTLNSGMVAGALVGGFVGGTSVIGTAELAFRHGLTALWFTLGGGVSLMLLGLFAGRLRRVGVETLPAFVGHLYGDASRLGASLFLSVGVFIQVVAQLLAALPLLSVLWQMPLEAAAAVPALLILTYVFFGGFMGASLVGVVKTFMLLGLLLGMGIWLFGSLPLSAYQVWWEAGRLSLFADGVSAGWAQGMAMVIGIFSTQAYLQPVFAGRDVAAARIGSTTAGIVVILIGLISAWVGLFMHDIHPDIVPREAIPQFFVLHTPAWITGGAMAVILLSVVMTGAALVLSIGTIVNQDVIQRFTTRFSSDQQQVMLSRLLIMLFICLAYWLVISHTDSYILDWAFLSMTLRGVTVFFPVVLYLLGFQPVSRRSATIAVWGGPITALLWAAIAYANTGIDPLYVGAAVSLLALLADRKQKPKMNTPSLGHDIQG, translated from the coding sequence TTGATCGGTGGAGACTTGTTTGTTCCATTCACAGCAGTGTTGGCGCTTACTGTGTTCGTCGGGGTTGCAGCGAAACGATCCGTTCGCTCCGCAAAGGATTTTTCCAATGCAGGAAGCACTCTAAACTCCGGTATGGTGGCGGGAGCGTTGGTCGGCGGATTTGTTGGCGGCACGTCTGTTATCGGAACGGCTGAGCTGGCATTTCGTCACGGGTTGACTGCTCTCTGGTTTACGCTGGGAGGGGGGGTCTCGCTGATGCTGCTCGGTCTGTTTGCCGGTCGGTTGCGTCGTGTCGGGGTAGAGACACTGCCCGCTTTTGTCGGGCATTTGTACGGTGATGCTTCCCGACTGGGAGCCAGTCTGTTTTTATCGGTAGGGGTCTTCATTCAGGTAGTCGCCCAACTCCTGGCTGCCTTGCCTCTGCTATCGGTCCTTTGGCAGATGCCGCTGGAAGCGGCAGCAGCGGTCCCTGCGCTATTAATCCTGACTTATGTTTTTTTTGGCGGGTTTATGGGAGCCAGTCTCGTAGGTGTAGTAAAGACTTTCATGCTGCTCGGCTTGCTTCTGGGGATGGGCATTTGGCTGTTTGGCAGCCTACCGCTGTCCGCGTACCAGGTGTGGTGGGAAGCAGGTCGACTCTCGCTGTTTGCCGATGGTGTCTCCGCCGGTTGGGCGCAGGGGATGGCGATGGTGATTGGTATTTTTTCTACGCAAGCCTATTTGCAACCAGTCTTTGCTGGACGAGATGTGGCAGCGGCACGTATCGGCTCCACTACAGCCGGCATTGTGGTCATCTTGATTGGTCTGATCAGTGCCTGGGTAGGTCTGTTCATGCATGATATACACCCTGATATTGTCCCGCGTGAGGCAATCCCGCAGTTTTTTGTTCTCCATACACCAGCCTGGATCACAGGCGGAGCGATGGCCGTAATTCTGCTCTCGGTCGTCATGACGGGGGCGGCCCTTGTATTAAGCATCGGCACTATCGTCAATCAAGACGTGATCCAGCGCTTCACGACCCGTTTTTCCAGCGACCAGCAGCAGGTGATGCTCTCCCGTCTGTTGATCATGCTGTTCATTTGTTTGGCCTATTGGCTCGTTATCTCCCATACCGACTCTTACATTTTGGATTGGGCGTTTCTGTCGATGACACTGCGTGGTGTGACCGTCTTTTTCCCGGTGGTCCTGTACCTGCTCGGCTTCCAGCCTGTGAGCCGCCGCAGTGCGACAATCGCCGTCTGGGGAGGACCGATCACGGCCTTGCTGTGGGCCGCGATTGCGTATGCCAATACCGGCATTGATCCGTTATACGTAGGAGCAGCGGTCAGCTTATTGGCCCTGCTGGCGGATCGAAAACAGAAACCAAAAATGAACACCCCATCCCTTGGCCATGACATCCAGGGATGA
- the ilvC gene encoding ketol-acid reductoisomerase, whose product MVKMYYESDVNKAALQDKTIAVVGYGSQGHAQAQNLRDSGYQVIIGLRRGKSWEQAEKDGFEVYTVAEATKRADVIQILMPDERQAQVYNEEIAPNLKPGSALFFSHGFNIHFGQIVPPDDVDVVMVAPKGPGHLVRRVYTEGFGVPGLLAVHQDNTGNAKDLGLAYASGIGATRAGVIETTFREETETDLFGEQAVLCGGVSELVKAGFDTLVEAGYRPEIAYFECLHELKLIVDLMYEGGLARMRYSISDTAEFGDYSTGKRIVNEETRKEMKKVLAEIQDGTFARNWILENQSNRAAFNARRRIEAEHGIEQVGGKLREMMSWLNK is encoded by the coding sequence ATGGTAAAAATGTACTACGAATCTGATGTGAACAAAGCTGCCCTACAGGACAAAACGATCGCCGTCGTTGGTTATGGCAGCCAGGGACATGCACAGGCGCAAAACTTGCGAGACAGCGGCTATCAGGTCATCATCGGGCTGCGCCGCGGTAAATCGTGGGAGCAGGCTGAAAAAGACGGCTTTGAGGTGTATACCGTAGCAGAAGCAACCAAACGCGCTGATGTGATCCAGATTTTGATGCCGGATGAGCGGCAGGCTCAAGTATACAATGAGGAGATCGCACCAAATCTGAAACCCGGCTCTGCCCTTTTCTTCTCCCATGGTTTTAACATTCACTTTGGCCAAATCGTTCCTCCAGATGATGTAGATGTCGTCATGGTGGCACCGAAAGGACCAGGACATCTGGTTCGCCGTGTCTACACCGAAGGGTTTGGTGTTCCGGGACTGCTCGCTGTCCATCAGGACAATACCGGCAATGCCAAGGATCTCGGCCTTGCCTATGCCAGCGGAATCGGTGCAACCCGTGCAGGTGTGATTGAGACCACCTTCCGCGAAGAGACAGAAACGGATCTGTTTGGTGAGCAGGCAGTGCTTTGCGGTGGGGTCTCTGAATTGGTCAAAGCAGGTTTTGACACACTGGTAGAAGCGGGGTATCGTCCAGAGATCGCCTACTTCGAGTGTCTGCATGAGCTGAAGCTGATCGTTGACCTGATGTATGAAGGCGGCCTCGCCCGGATGCGCTACTCCATCAGTGACACCGCTGAATTCGGTGATTACAGCACAGGGAAGCGCATCGTGAATGAAGAGACGCGCAAAGAGATGAAAAAAGTGCTGGCAGAGATTCAAGATGGTACCTTTGCCCGCAACTGGATCTTGGAAAACCAATCGAACCGCGCTGCCTTTAACGCACGCCGCCGCATTGAAGCCGAACACGGCATTGAGCAAGTGGGTGGCAAACTTCGCGAAATGATGTCTTGGTTGAACAAATAA
- a CDS encoding TrkH family potassium uptake protein: MARKPGKHQKVNPPQVLLLGFLSIILIGTALLRLPLATVDGQPISWIDALFTATSAVCVTGLVVVDTGSTFSTFGQIVILTLIQIGGIGFMTFATFFAFLLGRRISLKDRLVLQQALNQNSIEGIVRLVLQILIFTVVIELVAGAILAARFAIDMPLGQAIYYGIFHSIANFNNAGFDLMGDFNSFTRYPEDPIISLVIGSLIFIGGIGFLVMSELYEYRHTRRLSLHTKVVLATTSILTLVGMGIILLIEWNNPRSLQPLSVMGKFLASLFQSITPRSGGATTLNVADFQQATIFLTIVLMFIGASPGSAGGGIKVTTFATLIGAVWSQIKGREDVVFFRQRISPVFIYKSLTVTLSGLFFLIVVSTILSLTEGDVPFIVILFETTSAFATVGLSLGLTPDLSPVGRVIIAVTMFIGRIGPLTIAIALAQRRQKEYYRYPKGKILIG; this comes from the coding sequence ATGGCTAGAAAACCTGGAAAACATCAAAAAGTAAACCCACCCCAAGTCCTGTTGCTCGGCTTTCTTTCGATCATCTTGATTGGAACCGCACTCTTACGCTTGCCGCTGGCAACCGTGGATGGGCAGCCCATCTCCTGGATTGACGCTTTGTTTACAGCTACCTCGGCGGTATGTGTAACAGGACTGGTCGTAGTAGATACCGGCTCCACATTCTCCACGTTTGGTCAAATCGTCATCTTGACGTTGATTCAAATCGGCGGGATCGGGTTTATGACCTTTGCCACGTTTTTTGCCTTTCTCTTGGGCAGACGGATCTCCCTGAAGGATCGTTTGGTCTTGCAGCAGGCCCTCAACCAGAACTCAATCGAAGGGATTGTCCGCCTGGTTTTGCAGATCCTTATTTTTACGGTCGTGATCGAACTGGTTGCGGGGGCGATCCTGGCAGCCCGTTTTGCGATCGACATGCCGCTTGGTCAAGCTATCTATTACGGCATCTTTCACTCCATCGCAAACTTTAACAACGCCGGATTTGATCTGATGGGCGACTTTAACAGCTTTACCCGCTATCCGGAAGATCCGATCATCAGTTTGGTTATAGGATCGCTGATCTTTATCGGCGGCATCGGGTTCCTCGTGATGAGCGAGCTCTACGAATACCGTCATACGCGGCGATTATCCCTGCACACCAAAGTTGTGCTTGCGACGACATCGATCCTGACACTGGTCGGAATGGGGATTATCTTACTGATTGAATGGAACAATCCCAGGTCACTGCAGCCCTTGTCCGTGATGGGCAAGTTTCTGGCTTCCCTCTTTCAGTCGATTACGCCACGTTCAGGCGGCGCCACTACGCTAAATGTAGCTGACTTTCAGCAAGCGACGATTTTCTTGACCATCGTACTCATGTTTATCGGTGCCTCGCCCGGCTCTGCTGGTGGTGGGATCAAAGTGACTACGTTTGCTACCTTGATCGGGGCAGTCTGGTCCCAGATCAAAGGTAGAGAAGACGTCGTTTTCTTTCGCCAGCGCATCTCGCCTGTTTTCATCTACAAATCGCTGACGGTAACCCTGAGCGGTTTGTTTTTCTTAATCGTCGTATCAACGATCCTCTCCTTAACAGAAGGCGATGTCCCGTTTATCGTGATCCTGTTCGAAACGACGTCGGCTTTTGCTACGGTCGGGCTCTCACTCGGACTAACCCCGGATCTGTCGCCGGTCGGACGGGTAATCATCGCAGTAACCATGTTCATTGGACGGATCGGGCCGCTGACCATCGCGATCGCCTTGGCTCAGCGCAGGCAAAAAGAGTACTACCGCTATCCAAAAGGAAAAATTCTGATCGGTTAA
- the leuB gene encoding 3-isopropylmalate dehydrogenase, with amino-acid sequence MKKSYNIAILPGDGIGPEIVDAAVKVLTQVSEQTGVTFTYAYGRIGGCAIDEDGTPLPEETLRIAKEADAVLLGAVGGPKWDQNPGHLRPEAGLLGIRKGLGLFANLRPATMHPSLVDASSLKPEVVAGVDLMVVRELTGGIYFGEKKRYTQDGVEVAEDQLIYNEAEIERIIRMSFEIARKRDKRLCSVDKANVLESSRLWRGVAERVAKDYPDVEMTHMLVDACAMQLVRAPKQFDVIVTENMFGDILSDEAAMLTGSIGMLASASLGEGSFGLYEPVHGSAPDIAGQGVANPLATFLSVALLLRHSLSMDQAADAVEQAVWAVLDKGHRTADIAVDRTQAVGTEQMTAYVVEELLKQLTQK; translated from the coding sequence ATGAAGAAATCATATAACATTGCCATTTTGCCTGGTGACGGGATTGGACCGGAAATTGTGGATGCTGCGGTAAAAGTGCTTACCCAGGTGTCGGAACAAACCGGCGTCACGTTTACCTACGCATACGGACGCATCGGAGGATGCGCGATTGATGAAGACGGTACACCGCTGCCGGAAGAGACGCTGCGGATCGCAAAAGAGGCAGATGCCGTATTATTGGGAGCGGTTGGCGGTCCAAAATGGGACCAGAATCCCGGGCATCTCCGTCCGGAAGCAGGTCTGCTAGGCATTCGCAAAGGACTCGGCTTGTTTGCCAATCTCCGTCCGGCTACCATGCATCCCAGTCTGGTCGATGCCTCTTCTCTGAAGCCGGAAGTGGTTGCCGGCGTTGATCTGATGGTGGTTCGTGAGCTCACCGGCGGGATTTACTTTGGTGAGAAAAAGCGGTATACCCAAGACGGGGTAGAGGTAGCGGAAGATCAGCTCATCTACAATGAGGCAGAAATCGAGCGGATCATTCGGATGTCGTTTGAGATCGCCCGCAAGCGGGACAAACGCCTCTGCTCGGTTGACAAGGCGAATGTATTGGAGAGTTCCCGCTTATGGCGCGGTGTAGCCGAACGTGTGGCCAAAGATTATCCAGATGTGGAGATGACCCACATGCTGGTTGATGCCTGCGCGATGCAGCTGGTTCGGGCCCCGAAACAGTTTGACGTCATCGTGACGGAGAATATGTTTGGCGATATCTTGAGCGACGAAGCGGCCATGTTGACTGGCTCGATCGGTATGCTGGCTTCGGCTAGTCTTGGCGAAGGAAGCTTTGGATTGTATGAACCGGTACATGGCTCTGCACCCGACATCGCAGGTCAAGGCGTTGCCAATCCGCTGGCTACCTTCCTCTCTGTTGCCTTATTGCTGCGCCATTCCCTATCGATGGATCAGGCTGCGGATGCCGTAGAGCAGGCTGTCTGGGCTGTGCTGGATAAAGGCCACCGTACGGCTGACATTGCGGTGGACAGGACGCAAGCAGTTGGTACGGAGCAGATGACAGCATACGTAGTGGAAGAGCTGTTGAAACAGTTGACACAGAAATAG
- a CDS encoding 2-isopropylmalate synthase: MRTIEIFDTTLRDGEQSPGVNLSTNEKVEIALQLEKLGVSRIEAGFAAASPGDLQSVAEVARRVKQATVVSLARSVPNDIDKAYEALRHAANPCIHVFIATSPIHRQYKLRMSKEEVIERAVAAVRHAKKYVQEVEFSAEDAGRTEIPFLAEVVQAAIDAGATIVNIPDTVGYMTPHEYGNIFRELTQRVNGIERIKLSCHCHDDLGMAVANSLAAIEGGATQVEGTINGIGERAGNAALEEVALALETRQDYYQAKTNLNLKEIARTSQLISRLTGMIVPGNKAVVGANAFAHESGIHQDGVLKEVTTYEIIRPETVGFKSNRLVLGKHSGRHAFKDKLAELGYHLQPEEIDVAFASFKELCDKKKEVSDDDIIALIDTKMMAVAEAYKLESVQLSYGNLSMPTASVRLIRQDGTVAEEAACGNGSVDSIYKAIDRATGEEVTLADYKIVSVTHGKDALGEVFVRLQQGEITVQGRGVSTDVLEASALAYVRAINKLIERRGEVLVGSAQ; this comes from the coding sequence ATGCGCACGATCGAGATTTTTGACACCACGCTGCGTGATGGTGAACAGTCTCCCGGGGTAAACTTGAGCACGAATGAAAAGGTAGAGATCGCCCTACAACTGGAAAAGTTGGGTGTGTCGCGGATTGAGGCTGGCTTTGCCGCTGCCTCCCCCGGTGATCTGCAGTCCGTGGCAGAAGTGGCCCGCCGCGTCAAGCAGGCAACGGTAGTCAGTCTGGCCCGATCCGTGCCAAACGATATCGACAAAGCGTACGAAGCGCTGCGTCATGCTGCCAATCCGTGTATCCACGTGTTTATTGCGACTTCTCCGATTCACCGTCAGTACAAACTGCGGATGAGCAAGGAAGAAGTGATCGAGCGAGCGGTAGCAGCGGTACGCCATGCCAAGAAATACGTCCAGGAAGTAGAATTCTCTGCCGAGGATGCCGGTCGTACGGAGATCCCGTTCCTGGCAGAAGTGGTTCAGGCCGCCATAGATGCTGGTGCTACGATTGTCAACATTCCCGATACGGTAGGATACATGACACCGCACGAATACGGCAACATCTTCCGCGAACTGACTCAGCGCGTAAACGGAATCGAAAGAATCAAGCTGAGCTGTCACTGCCATGATGATTTGGGTATGGCCGTCGCCAACAGCCTGGCCGCGATCGAGGGTGGGGCTACGCAAGTCGAAGGGACGATTAACGGCATTGGCGAACGTGCCGGGAACGCAGCTTTGGAAGAAGTAGCTCTGGCACTCGAGACGAGACAGGACTACTACCAGGCCAAAACCAATCTCAACTTGAAGGAGATCGCTCGGACCAGTCAGTTAATCAGCCGTCTCACCGGCATGATCGTCCCGGGAAATAAGGCTGTCGTCGGAGCAAATGCCTTTGCCCACGAGTCTGGCATCCATCAGGACGGTGTGCTGAAAGAGGTTACCACCTACGAGATCATCCGTCCCGAGACAGTTGGGTTCAAGTCCAACCGTCTGGTGCTTGGCAAGCATTCCGGCCGTCATGCCTTTAAAGACAAACTGGCGGAACTGGGCTATCACCTGCAGCCGGAAGAGATCGACGTCGCTTTTGCTTCGTTCAAGGAATTGTGCGACAAGAAAAAAGAAGTCAGTGATGATGACATCATCGCACTGATCGATACAAAAATGATGGCCGTCGCCGAGGCATACAAGCTGGAATCGGTACAGCTCTCCTACGGCAACCTGTCGATGCCGACAGCCAGCGTCCGCCTGATCCGTCAAGATGGGACGGTCGCGGAAGAGGCGGCATGCGGCAACGGATCTGTGGACTCGATCTACAAGGCGATCGACCGTGCTACAGGCGAAGAGGTGACGCTGGCCGACTACAAGATCGTTTCGGTTACACATGGCAAAGATGCACTGGGTGAAGTGTTTGTCCGCCTCCAGCAAGGGGAGATAACCGTGCAGGGACGCGGTGTAAGTACCGATGTGCTAGAAGCAAGCGCGCTAGCCTACGTACGTGCGATCAACAAACTAATTGAACGCCGCGGAGAAGTGCTGGTCGGCAGTGCACAGTAA
- a CDS encoding MogA/MoaB family molybdenum cofactor biosynthesis protein, translating to MSTEEHKAEAPKRIGCMIITVSDTRTTETDKSGQVMKQYLEDAGHQIVLYRIVKDERTEIVDAINTGACHQDVDVILLNGGTGIAARDTTYEAVSELLEKEMPGFGELFRFLSYTEDIGSAAILSRALAGTYRGKAVFSTPGSSGAVRLAMGRLIVPELGHVVRELRK from the coding sequence ATGAGTACAGAGGAGCATAAGGCAGAAGCGCCAAAACGGATTGGCTGCATGATTATTACCGTCTCCGACACACGCACCACAGAGACGGATAAGAGCGGACAGGTGATGAAGCAGTATCTGGAAGATGCAGGCCACCAGATCGTGCTGTACCGGATTGTCAAGGATGAACGGACGGAGATTGTGGACGCGATCAATACCGGGGCCTGCCATCAGGATGTTGACGTGATTCTGCTCAATGGCGGAACAGGTATCGCGGCGCGCGACACCACCTACGAGGCAGTAAGCGAACTGTTGGAAAAAGAGATGCCGGGTTTTGGAGAATTGTTTCGGTTTCTAAGTTATACCGAGGATATCGGCTCTGCAGCGATTCTGAGCCGGGCGCTGGCGGGGACGTATCGGGGCAAGGCGGTTTTTTCTACACCGGGATCGTCCGGAGCGGTTCGACTGGCGATGGGGAGGTTGATTGTACCAGAGCTGGGCCACGTGGTGCGGGAACTACGGAAATAA
- the pepF gene encoding oligoendopeptidase F → MKKPIFLTLTAVALVVGSTSAPFVPLSNQAVAVAAEQQLPVYENRAEIPAEYKWKLEHIYANQEVWEADVKKAEQLANDFVKHQGKLGESAANLLKALEDYSALNRLHDKLYVYANMGLDANMSNPQLQELANRAENLSTLVREKTSWLVPEIVEIADDKINHYLSDEKLTAYKGFLEDVLRAKPHSLSVEMEQLLAKATPVAGAAENIYGMLSKDVTFPTIKDEDGKDVQLTRANFISYMDSKDRNVRKAAFEAYYRTLAKFRDTFAQTLASEVKANNFYATTRKYDSALEASLHPNNVPPEVYDQLIETVNAHLPLLHRYMELKKQMLGVDELHMYDIYTPIAPADDRYIPYEEAKQIVLDGLKPLGDEYVKTLAEGFNGGWVDVYSTDDKRPGAYQWGAYDTHPYVLLNYQGTMDDVFTVAHEMGHAMQTFYTNEAQPYISSNYPTFTAEVASTMNETLLFKSLYANAKTKQEKMYLLNQYLENFRGTLFRQTQFAEFEKVIHEREAAGETLNAETLKQIYLDINKKYYGPAMISDEEIAMEWARIPHFYYNFYVYQYSTSFAASVALAQQVLDEGEPAVNRIRDHFLAAGNSAPPIEVLKAAGVDMSTAEPIQQAMDVFEETLDELERLINEE, encoded by the coding sequence ATGAAAAAACCGATCTTTCTCACATTGACCGCAGTCGCATTGGTTGTCGGATCCACCTCGGCGCCATTTGTTCCGCTGAGCAATCAAGCGGTGGCAGTAGCTGCAGAGCAGCAGCTGCCAGTGTACGAAAATCGCGCCGAAATCCCTGCAGAGTACAAGTGGAAGTTGGAGCATATCTATGCCAACCAAGAGGTTTGGGAAGCCGATGTGAAGAAGGCGGAGCAATTGGCCAACGATTTCGTCAAGCATCAGGGCAAACTGGGTGAATCGGCGGCCAATCTGCTGAAAGCACTGGAGGACTACAGTGCCCTCAACCGTCTGCATGACAAACTATACGTCTACGCTAATATGGGACTGGATGCCAATATGTCCAATCCACAACTTCAGGAACTGGCCAATCGCGCTGAGAACCTGAGTACATTGGTCCGCGAAAAGACGTCTTGGCTGGTCCCCGAGATCGTCGAGATTGCAGATGACAAGATAAACCACTATCTGTCTGATGAGAAGCTGACTGCTTACAAAGGCTTCTTGGAAGATGTGCTGCGGGCCAAACCGCACAGCCTGTCAGTCGAGATGGAACAACTGCTGGCGAAAGCAACGCCTGTCGCGGGCGCGGCGGAAAACATCTACGGCATGCTGTCCAAGGACGTCACCTTCCCGACGATCAAAGATGAAGATGGGAAAGACGTACAACTGACCCGGGCGAACTTCATCTCCTACATGGACAGCAAAGACCGCAATGTGCGCAAAGCCGCATTTGAAGCATACTACCGTACCCTGGCCAAGTTCCGGGACACGTTTGCACAGACACTCGCGTCAGAAGTAAAAGCAAACAACTTTTATGCGACGACGAGAAAATACGACTCTGCACTAGAAGCCAGTCTGCATCCCAACAACGTGCCGCCCGAGGTATACGATCAGTTGATCGAGACAGTCAACGCCCATTTGCCGCTGCTGCACCGTTATATGGAGCTGAAGAAACAAATGCTCGGCGTGGACGAACTGCACATGTACGACATCTACACCCCGATTGCACCGGCCGATGACCGATACATTCCTTATGAGGAAGCGAAGCAGATTGTACTGGATGGTCTAAAGCCGCTTGGCGACGAGTATGTGAAAACGTTGGCAGAGGGCTTCAACGGCGGATGGGTAGACGTCTACTCCACGGATGACAAGCGACCCGGCGCGTATCAATGGGGAGCATACGACACTCATCCCTATGTCCTGCTCAACTATCAAGGTACGATGGACGACGTATTCACCGTAGCACACGAAATGGGCCACGCGATGCAGACCTTCTACACCAATGAAGCGCAGCCGTATATCTCCTCCAACTATCCGACCTTTACAGCGGAAGTGGCCTCCACGATGAATGAAACATTGCTGTTCAAGAGCTTGTACGCCAACGCAAAGACCAAACAGGAAAAAATGTACCTGTTGAATCAGTATCTGGAGAACTTCCGGGGCACGTTGTTCCGTCAGACGCAGTTCGCTGAATTCGAAAAGGTGATCCACGAGAGGGAAGCGGCAGGGGAAACACTGAACGCCGAAACACTGAAGCAGATCTATCTGGACATCAACAAAAAATACTACGGGCCTGCCATGATTTCTGACGAAGAGATTGCGATGGAATGGGCACGCATCCCCCATTTCTACTACAACTTCTACGTCTACCAGTACTCCACCAGTTTCGCCGCCTCTGTCGCTCTCGCCCAGCAGGTGCTGGACGAAGGAGAACCAGCGGTGAACCGCATCCGGGACCACTTCCTGGCAGCGGGCAACTCCGCTCCACCGATCGAGGTGCTGAAAGCTGCGGGTGTCGACATGTCCACCGCCGAACCGATCCAGCAGGCGATGGATGTATTTGAAGAGACGCTGGATGAATTGGAGCGATTGATCAACGAGGAATAA
- a CDS encoding B12-binding domain-containing radical SAM protein, translating to MKIVLTTLNAKYIHSSLALRYLRSYVKPSFPDVELVEYTINDVTMNIVGDIFKRSPDLVAFSCYIWNIRETLDVISNLKKVLPEVPIVLGGPEVTYDADYWLKSHPAIDVIVIGEGEETFRELCEAYQEARLRGTQTDLQTVNGIAYRHEGRVRYTMPREQLKDLNQIPSPYEEHLEELDNRVVYFEASRGCPFKCQYCLSSIEDGVRYFSMERVKRDLQRLIEREGVKTIKFVDRTFNIHKKYAMEIFQFLIDNHNGTVFQFEITADILKPDVVDFLADNAPPGIFRFEIGVQSTNDETNRLVQRIQNFEKLSYTVKRIKESGKIAQHLDLIAGLPEEDYASFRKTFNDVFALRPEELQLGFLKMLRGTGVRARAANHGYIYMEEAPYEILGNDILSYTEILRIKRVEDVLEKYWNAHRVDRTLEWILGRHFETPYDFFQEFGDYWEEQGWGRLGHQLEDLFVRLYQFLQERSREGLEHVLSLMKFDYLYNQKHRPRKLWWPDPMEKREMQEVYRQLQQQEQDGLLPGGFMQDLASEKEYFKHTVVTSVSFDIRRWLEHGEFNPGTFALVVYYPYRSAVSNAYEIVGRPLPVTN from the coding sequence TTGAAAATCGTCCTGACCACACTAAATGCCAAATACATTCACTCTTCGTTGGCGCTGCGCTATCTGCGCAGCTACGTCAAACCGTCGTTTCCCGACGTTGAACTGGTGGAGTATACGATAAATGACGTGACGATGAACATCGTGGGTGATATTTTCAAGCGAAGCCCTGACCTCGTCGCGTTTTCCTGTTATATCTGGAACATACGAGAAACCCTCGATGTGATTTCAAACCTGAAAAAAGTGCTGCCGGAAGTGCCGATCGTACTTGGCGGTCCGGAAGTAACCTACGATGCCGACTACTGGTTGAAATCACACCCGGCGATCGATGTGATTGTGATCGGGGAAGGGGAAGAGACATTCCGCGAACTATGTGAAGCGTATCAGGAAGCTAGGCTGCGTGGAACGCAAACCGATCTACAGACGGTAAACGGGATTGCCTATCGCCATGAGGGACGAGTCCGTTACACCATGCCGCGTGAGCAGTTGAAAGACCTGAATCAGATCCCATCTCCTTACGAGGAGCATCTCGAGGAACTGGATAACCGGGTCGTCTATTTTGAAGCATCTCGCGGCTGCCCGTTTAAGTGTCAGTACTGTCTCTCGTCTATCGAGGATGGTGTGCGTTACTTCTCTATGGAGCGGGTGAAGCGGGACTTGCAGCGGCTGATTGAGCGTGAGGGTGTGAAAACGATCAAGTTCGTCGATCGCACCTTTAATATCCACAAGAAGTACGCCATGGAAATCTTTCAGTTTCTGATTGACAACCATAACGGTACCGTGTTCCAGTTTGAGATCACAGCCGATATCTTGAAGCCTGATGTCGTCGACTTTCTTGCGGACAACGCGCCGCCGGGAATCTTCCGCTTTGAGATTGGCGTGCAGTCGACCAATGATGAGACCAATCGTCTGGTACAGCGAATCCAGAACTTTGAAAAGTTGAGCTATACGGTTAAGCGGATCAAAGAGTCGGGGAAGATTGCCCAGCATCTCGATCTGATCGCCGGTCTTCCCGAGGAGGATTATGCCTCGTTTCGCAAGACGTTCAACGATGTCTTTGCACTCCGGCCGGAAGAACTGCAGTTAGGATTCCTAAAGATGCTGCGTGGTACGGGAGTTCGTGCACGGGCCGCCAATCACGGATACATCTACATGGAGGAAGCGCCGTACGAAATCTTGGGCAACGATATCCTCTCCTATACGGAGATCCTGCGGATCAAGCGAGTAGAGGACGTGTTGGAGAAGTACTGGAATGCCCATCGGGTGGACCGGACACTGGAGTGGATCTTGGGGCGGCATTTTGAGACACCGTACGACTTTTTTCAGGAGTTCGGCGATTACTGGGAAGAGCAAGGATGGGGCAGACTTGGCCACCAACTGGAAGATTTGTTTGTCCGGCTTTATCAGTTTTTGCAGGAACGAAGCAGAGAAGGACTTGAACATGTGCTCAGTTTGATGAAGTTCGATTATCTCTACAATCAAAAGCATCGACCGCGAAAACTGTGGTGGCCGGACCCCATGGAGAAGCGGGAGATGCAGGAGGTGTATCGACAACTACAGCAGCAGGAGCAGGACGGTTTGCTGCCGGGCGGCTTTATGCAAGACCTTGCTTCGGAAAAGGAGTACTTCAAACATACCGTTGTAACAAGTGTGTCGTTTGATATCCGGCGCTGGTTGGAGCATGGGGAGTTTAATCCCGGGACATTTGCTCTGGTTGTCTACTACCCCTATCGATCGGCGGTTTCCAACGCTTATGAGATCGTAGGAAGGCCGCTGCCCGTCACAAACTAA